In Lactiplantibacillus pentosus, the sequence CAAAATCAAGCATTTCTTGGGTTAACGCAATTCCACCAACGTTGGATGCCGTAATATTGGCCTGGTTACCAAACATCGAGAACAAATTGAAATGGATCTCATCACTTGGAATGCCGACGTAACAAAGCGTCCCATTAAATTTCAATAATGGTAAATAGTCACCAATATTCAGATCAACGGCGACCGTATTCAAAATAAAATCATACTGTCCTGCCAACGGCGCAAAGTCCGCTGGATCACGTAAGATTTCGTAACTTGTCGCACCGAATTGTTGTGCTTCTTCTCTTTTACTTTCAGAATGCCCAAGCACGGTAACATCGGCGCCCATTTTGGCTGCAAATTGAACGGCAATATGTCCTAATCCGCCTAAGCCAATAACGGCAACTTTGCTACCAGCCCCAATTTGGTACTGTTTCATCGGATTATAAGTCGTGATACCCGCACACAATAATGGCGCAGCGTCGGCCAATGACAGTTCGTCAGGAATATGCAAGACAAAGTGATCCTTTACAACGATTGCTTGTGAATAACCGCCTTGCGTAATGGTCCCATCATCGTCTTCTGAATCAAATACAATGACCGTCCCTTTTTCACAGAACTGTTCACGGCCGGCTCGACATGCCGCACACTTACCACAGGAATTTACAAAGCAACCCACGCCAACGCGATCACCTGGCTTGAAGTCCTTAACGTCACTACCTACAGCAGTCACGATACCTGAAATCTCATGGCCAGGTACCATTGGAAAATGGGCGCCCTGCCATTGAACCATGCTCACATCACTGTGACAGATGCCACAATATTTAATCTCAATTGCGACATCATCTTGACGAAGATCACGTCGCTGAATGATAGTCTGCTCAAAAGCCGAAAAGTCTCCCTTTGTTCTGGCTTGTAATGCTTTAACTGGTTGTGTCATATTTAATATCCTTTCTTTTAGAAAAAATTCAATTCTAATCTAGAGATTTAGCGCGACTGATTATTAGATTAGCCGACTTTTTGGATCTAATACCAAAGACTCTGCCAAGAGTACTTCACTGTATAAATCATAAATTTCATCACTCGGAATTTGGTGCGTCAATGCTAATGAGTGTAAATAACGGCGCTCTTCATTGAAAGCATGCATGAGGGCTCGTCGTTGGTCCACACTTTGTAAAACGTTGATTTTTTCTTGATGCTGACTCACACCGTGCCACTGTTTAAAAAACGACCGTAACGTGTTACTTCGAATCTGATCTTGTAAGTCGTACATCACCAGCGCCCGTACAGCCGGATCCAAGTCCATCTTCTTTACGCGCTCAATTCCGGACTTGACCATTTCATCCCGAATCTCACGTTGTCTACTTGGTCGGTTGCGCGCGTCAAAATCTACCGGTAACTTCAGATTGAACACGACTGTGGCGGTGACCATGCTTAAAATAATGACAACGACTTCAACTAAAATAACCTGATTATACAGATTAGTTGCTAGCGTCCCACGTAATGAAAAAGTCATGGCTAAAGTCACCGTAGCGTGAACACCACCTAAAGAAAATAGGCCAGCTGATCGCCAAGAATGGTCACCAACTTTGTATTTTGCGTAAAGCAATCGACAAACTAATAATCCAAGATACACGGTTACGCCGATCATCAGCCACTGCCAATTATTGTTATGAATAAAATATTGGCTCGTAAAAATGCGTTCAAGATTTAGGCCCAGAATGACAAAGACCATGCCGTTCAAGATGCTAGTCAAAAAGTTGACCAAATTCAATCCCAAATGCATTTGGCGCGGTGACGAGAACCGACTGCGATTAGCCTCACTATTATTAACTAATCCCGCAATGACGACCGCAATAATCCCTGAAACACCAATTGCTTCCGCCAAAATATAAATGATGATGGGGGTGAGCAAATAGACTAAATTTTGTGCGTAAATTGCGTTGATGCTCGTCCGTAATAGCCATTGGCGAATCACCATAAACAGTAACGCAATCATAAAGCCAATTAACGCCCCGCCACCTGCAGCGTACAATAGGGTGCCCGCATTTTGCAGAAAATTAAAGTGTCCAGTTTGCCACCAGATGATGCCCGCCTGTAATAAAACTAACCCAGTCGCATCATTAAACAGTGATTCTAGTGTTAACTGTTCGTGGCTGCTTCGTGGAAATGCTCGTCCGCCAATAACTGATTCTAGTGCAGTTGCGTCGGTAGGCGTACTGATTGCGACCATGATCAACGCTAAGGGGAATGTCATGTTGAACAAGTTTGGTAAAATCATTGTGATGACGACCGCTGAAATAATCGCCAGGATACCCGCGGTCCCGATAATTTGCTTCAACCGTTGCTGTACTTGAAGAATTTGGGTGCGTTGTCCTTCAAAGAAAAGTAGTGGTGCCAAGATAACGATCATAAAAAACTCATTATCAAATTCAGGGATATACCGGCTAGTCATGGGCCAAGCAGCCAGTATGATACCAAACAGTAAATTAAAATACGTACTAGAAATTCGTGGTAATAGTCGCGCAATCAATTCACTAACTGCAACTGCGACTAACACAACAAACAACGCGATAAACATTGACATAACTCTAACCACCTAATCTAATTGTTCAAGCGAACTTTGATCTGATCGTGCATACTGTCAATCAAATTCACATGATTAAAATGGCGATAAGTTTGATTTCAATTCAGTACGCGGTATTTTACTTGTTTTAGGGCCAGCTTGTCGCAGCCTAGTAGACTGGTCGAGTTTCTCCCTGAGTGTCAGCGTCTGCGATACCAACGCTATCATTACTGAGATAAGCTGGATCAGAAATGATTTTCACAATGACCTCTGCCATGCTTTGCCGTGAGCCAGATACACCAATGTAGGTCTCGTTGCGGTGTGTCAGTTGATATTTGATCTCATGACGGTCATTTAACCATGGAAATCGTAACGTTGTATACGTGATACCAGACTGTGCTAATAATTTATCCGCATTAATTGCAGCTGCAAGGCCATCCTTGACCATTTGGTAATTCCAACGGCCAAATTCACCAGGAACTTCATTGTATAAGCCGAGTAAACTTGACTCAATAATACGATTGACACCCTGATTTTTGGCGGCCTTAATGACATTGTTTGTAATACGGTTATTTGCCGTATGATCCACCATGGCAATGTACACGATGTCTTGCCCTGCCATCGCGCGCTTAACCGCATCAAAATCCAAGATATCGCCATCAACTAGCGTCACACGGGGATTAGTAGCCAAGTCGTTCAATCGCTGACTATTTCGTAAAAATAAAGTCAGCTGAACATCTGACTGTTCATTTAAAACACGCTTTTCTACGATTTTGGCAATTTGCCCATTTGCGCCTAAAATTAAAACTTTTTTCATTATTTGACCTTCCTTCCATGTGCTTAATATCCGAGACGATTCAACCATTTTTCAATTTTTGCATGGGAATACTTAACGTCACTACCCTGAATTGAAAGCCCCTTTTTAAACGTCGCTTGTGGATACTGTTTTCGCAGCATCGTTAGTGAATCCGACCAGCCTGAACCCGCGTTAGTTGAGAATGGGATGATTATTTTACCGTTCAATTGTGCGGAGGCCATAAAGGTATGCAAAATCATTGGTAAATGGGCATCCCAAATTGGATAACCTAGAAAAATGGTGTCATATTTTTTAAAATTAGGTAACTTATTTTTAATTTTCGGACGTGCATTTTCATTCTGTTCCCTAGTCGCCCGCTTCACGGTTGCTTGGTAATTATACGGATAGGCTTGTTTTGGAACAATCCGATATTGTTTCGCACCAGTTTGCTGCGTGATAAGATTGGCAATTTGGTTCGTATCGCCAACCTTTAAATCGCGATTCGGATAATTTTGACCCGCACGGGAAAAGAACACAACAATTGTTCGGTTTGCTTGACTTGTCTGTTTCCGAGGATGCTGCGCTACTTTGTTCACACGATCCGTTTGATTGTGATCATTTTGAAGTTGATAAACGCGGACCCCGATAAAAATTAACGCTGCTAAAACAATCAAACCGGCAATGACACTTTTCTTATTTTTCAATCCAACCTGCCCCTTCACCTAAAAATCATCCGCATGGCTGTGGCTTACTTTGCGAGTTGATTGTAAGCTTCATCACTGACGGCTTCCAGCCACTCATTACTCGTATTTTTACCAGGGACTTCAATTGCAATGTGGCTAAACCAGCTATTCGCCTTAGCGCCATGCCAATGCTTCACATTAGCAGGGATAATCACTTTGTCTCCAGGTTTGAGACTTTGTGCGGGTTGCCCTGCTTCCTGATACCAACCTTCACCAGCAACACACAGCAGAATCTGTCCACCACCCTCAGTGGCATGATGAATATGCCAATTATTGCGACATCCCGGTTCAAAAGTGACGTTAGCAATGAAAAGCGTCGACTTTCCAGGCTCAGTGATTGGGTTTAAAAAGGACCGCCCAGAAAAGTATTGCGCAAAAGCAGTGTTGGCTTCTCCACGACCATAAATGTTTGCGATATTAAATTCAGTTTCATCCATCTCTCACAACCTCCTAAAAATGATTGGTTACTGTTGTACTTTGTTATACTTGATCACCTTAGCTGGGACCCCCACTGCAACCGTATTGTCAGGAATATCTTTTGTAACAACGGCGCCCGTACCGATGATGGCATTTTCACCAATCGTTACACCTGGGGCAACGTTGACGCGAGCGCCAAGCCACGCGTTCTTTTTAATATGAATTTCTTTGGTCATAACGTTCCGAATATTAGCCGGGTCATGATTGACCGTAAACAAACCAACTCCGGGACCCATCATGACACCATCATCAATGGTAATGGTGCCCAACGACATCATCGTCAAATTATGATTGACGTAAACATTCTGCCCAAGATGGACCTGATTGCCACAGTCAATAAACATTGGTGGTGTAAAAAACGTCCCGTCGTGTATCTGGCCATGTAATAATTTATTTTCTAATTCCACAAGCCGCTCTCGATTACTAGGCATCGTCGCATTGATTTCATGACAAAGGTCATTACAGCGGTCAATTTCGCCATGAACTTCTTTTTGGTATTGCGAATTACCAATATTAATCATTTGACCAGCTCTTAAATCATCAAAAACACTCATAGTTTATAATCTCCAATTACTCAGCTTATAAAGTCGCTGTCATCATGCTGCCAATCACAATCAGCCCAAGGCCAACCAGCGTATATCTCAGTTCGCGATGACTTTTGCCTTCATGTAAAAGCAACATTGCACCCAGCGTCGAAACGACGACGTTTAACTGCGTAATCACAAAAGCAGTCGCGACACCTGCTGATTGTGCAGCAAAAATATAAGCCAATGATGAAATACCAAAGACGATTCCGATGAACCCATTTTGCCAGGTCTCTTTTTGACCTAAAGCGGCGCCCTTAGTTCTAACTAGCGCATATATTAGTGAACCGACGAAGATTCCTAACATTTCCGGGAAAAACAACTGAATTCCAGCTGCATGAATCATCTTCGGTAGTGCACCATAGGCCCAATAGCCAATGGTAGTCGGAACTAAGATCGACAGTCCATATCCAATTGACGTTGCGCCTTGACCCTTGTGATCAGTAATTGCGGTAAGTGCCACACCAATAATCACCAGCAAAATTGCAACTGCGCCAATGAGTTTGGCAGTGTTTCCTGGCCATTCGCCGAAAGCCAAAACGCCAATCAATGACGTTCCGATAATTTGTAGCCCAGTCGAAATTGGCATTGTCCGAGTCACACCAAGATGTGTAAATGAAATATATTGACCAACTTGACCCAATGACCATAAGAAGCCGGCGCCAAAGCTGAGCCAAAAAGCAGTCCCAGAGACGCTCCCTTTGATTAGCCAAATAATTAGACCAATCAGCAAGGCGCCCAATCCCGTCCCAACAATCTGGTTAGCGGGCGTACCGCCAACTTTCCGTGCAATTAAAGGTTGAATTCCCCAGCCAATTGCGGGGATCAACGCTAATAAAATTCCCATAACTTTTCACACCCTTCACACCTAAATTATTCTCTCAATCTCCAGTTAACGTTGAATCACTCATAAGACACTCGTGATACGCTGAAGCACACAGCCATGTCTGCCAACTTCTAAAAATCAGATTTAACCTTGACCATCTTTGAAAGCGGGGTATAGGGTCATCCCACCATCAATAAAGAGGGTAATCCCCGTAACATAACTCGATTCGTTAGAGGCCAACCAAGCAGCACCAGCAGCAACTTCTTCCGGATCACCAATTCGATCCATCGGAACCATTTTTACGGTCTGATCATATTGCGCCTTGTCGGCAAATTTTTGCGCGTTAATTGGTGTATTGATTGCACCAGGTCCAATCGCATTGACCCGAATATTATCCTTTGCATATTCCATAGCGATAGTTTGGGTAAAAAGTTTAACGCTGCCCTTAGCTGCCGCATAGCTCGCAAAAGTTGGCCAAGGAATCCGTTCATGAACAGAAGACATATTAATAATATTGCCCGCCTTACCGTGCTTCTTAAAATAGGCCAAAGCAATTCGTGAACCCAAGAACACACCGGTTTGATCAATTGCTGTCACTTTATTCCAAGCATCTAAGCTTAACTCATGGGTCGGTGATTTAATCTCCATCCCCGCATTATTGATCCAGACATCCAAATCACCAAAATTCTCAACCGCAGCATCTAATAAAGACTGCACCCCTAGCTCAGTACTAATATCAGCTTGAACTGCAACAGCATGACCGCCTTTATTTTCAACGCTTGCTACCGCTGATTCAGCACCAGCTGGATCACTGTTATAGTTAATCACAACGTTCATGCCCTCTTGGCCAAACCTTTCAGCGATGGCATGACCAATTCCTTTAGAACCACCAGTAATGACAGCTGTTTTACCTTTTAAATCTTCATACATCGTTTTAAATCTCCTTTTCTAACTTCACTTGTTTTTGATTTAATTTACAAGTGATATCTTACAAGCAAAATGATAATCGACCAATTCCAAAAACGTCGCCTTTTCATAAGTTTTACTTATCAATCATGAAAGTGGCCGCACACTCCTATGCTAGAAAGTTAGAATCATCGTTGATAGACCTGGCGACGCGATTGTTGCTGATTTTCAGCCACATTAAAAGCCTTACCGAGTCCGTCTTTAAACGGTTCGGTAAGGCTTTGACCTATCATGTCTGTTCCAGTCACTCGGTGATAGGTGATACTAGGATTCGTCTGAAAACTACTTAAGCAAGATACAAATCGAAGCAGCGTAGACCGTAGTCAGAAAAATAGTGAAATGAACCCCCTGAGTTTGGATTTACTCCAACTAAGGGGGTTCACTTTATGACATGTTTCACCAGTTTTTTATAAAATCGTGGTTAAAGCCATGGTGGCAAAATCTGTTAGGGTACTCGAATCAAATCGAATTGACGGCAAGTCGCCACTGTACGTTTGGAGGGCGGCGTTGATTAATGGCCGCCACCGCAAATCTAGGTGGGCTAATCCCCATTGACCACCCCCACTTTTTGACAGAATCAGTCCCGACCGTTGGTAAGCTAAAACCCGACATAAATTTAATGTCACGTACACCGGATCAACTGTTATCTCGGTCTGAGCATCCGCAATATCA encodes:
- a CDS encoding NAD(P)H-binding protein → MKKVLILGANGQIAKIVEKRVLNEQSDVQLTLFLRNSQRLNDLATNPRVTLVDGDILDFDAVKRAMAGQDIVYIAMVDHTANNRITNNVIKAAKNQGVNRIIESSLLGLYNEVPGEFGRWNYQMVKDGLAAAINADKLLAQSGITYTTLRFPWLNDRHEIKYQLTHRNETYIGVSGSRQSMAEVIVKIISDPAYLSNDSVGIADADTQGETRPVY
- a CDS encoding glucose-1-dehydrogenase, which encodes MYEDLKGKTAVITGGSKGIGHAIAERFGQEGMNVVINYNSDPAGAESAVASVENKGGHAVAVQADISTELGVQSLLDAAVENFGDLDVWINNAGMEIKSPTHELSLDAWNKVTAIDQTGVFLGSRIALAYFKKHGKAGNIINMSSVHERIPWPTFASYAAAKGSVKLFTQTIAMEYAKDNIRVNAIGPGAINTPINAQKFADKAQYDQTVKMVPMDRIGDPEEVAAGAAWLASNESSYVTGITLFIDGGMTLYPAFKDGQG
- a CDS encoding flavodoxin, whose product is MKNKKSVIAGLIVLAALIFIGVRVYQLQNDHNQTDRVNKVAQHPRKQTSQANRTIVVFFSRAGQNYPNRDLKVGDTNQIANLITQQTGAKQYRIVPKQAYPYNYQATVKRATREQNENARPKIKNKLPNFKKYDTIFLGYPIWDAHLPMILHTFMASAQLNGKIIIPFSTNAGSGWSDSLTMLRKQYPQATFKKGLSIQGSDVKYSHAKIEKWLNRLGY
- a CDS encoding cation:proton antiporter; translation: MSMFIALFVVLVAVAVSELIARLLPRISSTYFNLLFGIILAAWPMTSRYIPEFDNEFFMIVILAPLLFFEGQRTQILQVQQRLKQIIGTAGILAIISAVVITMILPNLFNMTFPLALIMVAISTPTDATALESVIGGRAFPRSSHEQLTLESLFNDATGLVLLQAGIIWWQTGHFNFLQNAGTLLYAAGGGALIGFMIALLFMVIRQWLLRTSINAIYAQNLVYLLTPIIIYILAEAIGVSGIIAVVIAGLVNNSEANRSRFSSPRQMHLGLNLVNFLTSILNGMVFVILGLNLERIFTSQYFIHNNNWQWLMIGVTVYLGLLVCRLLYAKYKVGDHSWRSAGLFSLGGVHATVTLAMTFSLRGTLATNLYNQVILVEVVVIILSMVTATVVFNLKLPVDFDARNRPSRQREIRDEMVKSGIERVKKMDLDPAVRALVMYDLQDQIRSNTLRSFFKQWHGVSQHQEKINVLQSVDQRRALMHAFNEERRYLHSLALTHQIPSDEIYDLYSEVLLAESLVLDPKSRLI
- a CDS encoding cupin domain-containing protein: MDETEFNIANIYGRGEANTAFAQYFSGRSFLNPITEPGKSTLFIANVTFEPGCRNNWHIHHATEGGGQILLCVAGEGWYQEAGQPAQSLKPGDKVIIPANVKHWHGAKANSWFSHIAIEVPGKNTSNEWLEAVSDEAYNQLAK
- a CDS encoding sugar O-acetyltransferase, with the translated sequence MSVFDDLRAGQMINIGNSQYQKEVHGEIDRCNDLCHEINATMPSNRERLVELENKLLHGQIHDGTFFTPPMFIDCGNQVHLGQNVYVNHNLTMMSLGTITIDDGVMMGPGVGLFTVNHDPANIRNVMTKEIHIKKNAWLGARVNVAPGVTIGENAIIGTGAVVTKDIPDNTVAVGVPAKVIKYNKVQQ
- a CDS encoding NAD(P)-dependent alcohol dehydrogenase, yielding MTQPVKALQARTKGDFSAFEQTIIQRRDLRQDDVAIEIKYCGICHSDVSMVQWQGAHFPMVPGHEISGIVTAVGSDVKDFKPGDRVGVGCFVNSCGKCAACRAGREQFCEKGTVIVFDSEDDDGTITQGGYSQAIVVKDHFVLHIPDELSLADAAPLLCAGITTYNPMKQYQIGAGSKVAVIGLGGLGHIAVQFAAKMGADVTVLGHSESKREEAQQFGATSYEILRDPADFAPLAGQYDFILNTVAVDLNIGDYLPLLKFNGTLCYVGIPSDEIHFNLFSMFGNQANITASNVGGIALTQEMLDFAAKNHIKPQIEMIGIDDVADAYQNILDSKVHYRYVIDMATLK
- a CDS encoding GRP family sugar transporter, with amino-acid sequence MGILLALIPAIGWGIQPLIARKVGGTPANQIVGTGLGALLIGLIIWLIKGSVSGTAFWLSFGAGFLWSLGQVGQYISFTHLGVTRTMPISTGLQIIGTSLIGVLAFGEWPGNTAKLIGAVAILLVIIGVALTAITDHKGQGATSIGYGLSILVPTTIGYWAYGALPKMIHAAGIQLFFPEMLGIFVGSLIYALVRTKGAALGQKETWQNGFIGIVFGISSLAYIFAAQSAGVATAFVITQLNVVVSTLGAMLLLHEGKSHRELRYTLVGLGLIVIGSMMTATL